The Chitinophaga caeni genome segment GGCGCCGATGGCCATCACGACGAGGCTGAGCGACATTCCCTTGGTAAACCCGATCTTCTTCAGGATGAGCGAAGAAGGGATTGCCATGGCAAAGTAGGAAATATAAAATGCGAATGTCACGAAGTATGCTTCGAAATCAGTAAGTTCGCATGCCTGTTTCAAGAAAGGTATTAGCAAGCTGTTGAGCCAGGTAACAAAACCCAGGATAAAAAACATGGTCCCGATAACGACCATGGCCTGCTTATAATTTGATGGTGTAGCCGTACTGCTGGCTGGTTTGGTTGAAGTCATTGTTGACATAAGCTGCTTTGATTGAATGTGTTCACGTGAACACGAACATACTCATTACTTTTTAAATTTCATAAATATATTAGCTAAAACGTTAAAGCAGTTATGAAACCTGAACATTTTCTTTAGTTTTTTGCGAAAATGATAAAAAATAATTTATACATTTATTGCCACAAATTTATTTAAAATTAACAAGTAATATGTCCACGCAATCGAAGCAAGGAACCCACCCACAGTTTTTTGTGTTAGTAATGGTGTTCTTTTTCTGGGGGTTTGTTGCTGCCTCTAATGATATTCTGATACCACTTTTTAAGGAAAAATTCCACTTGGAACAATGGCAATCGCAACTGGTAGGATTTGCATTTTATATCGCCTATTTCGTAGGAGCTATTATTTATTTCATCGTTGGAAAAATTTGGGGCACCGATCCCCTCAACCGTATCGGGTATAAAAACGGGATCGTTTACGGGATCATTTTCTCCGGTCTAGGTACCTTGGTATTTTACCCGGCTGCCCAAACCGAATCTTTCGCTTTAATGCTCACCGCATTATTCATGGTAGGCTTAGGTTTCTCTTTGCAACAAATTGCTGCCAACCCCTTTGCAATCGCCCTGGGCGACCCTGCCGACGGCGCCAAGCGCTTGAACGCAGCGGGTGGTATCAATAATTTCGGTTCCACGCTGGGTCCTGTATTGGTAAGTATCGCCATCTTTGGCGAGGCCACGAAGGATGCGGCGAAAAATGCACCGATCAGCGCCGTGAAAATCCCTTACCTGGTATTGGGCGTATTATTCATATTGGTAGCGATCGTGTTTTACATGTCGAAATTACCGGCTGTGCGTAACGATGAAAAGATGGAGAAAGGCTTCGGCGCGTTGAAATACCCGCAGTTAGTGCTGGGTATGGTGGCCATCTTCATTTATGTAGGAGTTGAAGTTTCTATCGCTTCCAACCTGGGTGAATATTTGAAGGTAACCGAAAACCTGGACTCCTCTCAAATCAGCCACTACGTTTCTTTATTCTGGGCTAGTATGATGATGGGGCGTTGGACTGCCGGTACGAGTGCATTCAACCCATCTGCAACTTGGAAAAAAATATTAACGGTTATTGTACCGTATATAGCGTTCGTCGTTTATTTATTGATTAACGCGATCAGGGAAGGTGATGTTAGCGATCTATATATTTACGGTGTATGTATTTCATTCATCGTGGTAGCCTTCTTCTTAAGTCAAGATAAACCCGCCCGTCAATTATTAGTATTTGCCTTATTTGGTATTGCTGCAATGGTGATCGGTTTGGTGACAACAGGTAAAGTAGCATTGTTTGCCTTTATCAGTGGAGGTCTTTTCTGCTCCGTAATGTGGCCTTGTATCTTCACATTGGCTACCGCAGGTTTGGGGAAATATACTTCCCAAGGTTCTGCCTTCTTAATTATGATGATTCTCGGTGGGGCGATCGTTCCACTTGTTCAAGGTGGCTTGGCCGATACGATCGGTATCCACACTTCTTACATCATACCTGTATTGTGCTTTGCATACTTAGCATTTTACGCGATCAGAGTTAAATCTATACTAAAATCTCAAGGAATTGATTATGAGTCAGCAATTAGCGGTGGGCATTGATATTGGAGGAACCAATACCGTGTTCGGCATTGTAGATAGAAGAGGTAACATTTTGTGCGATGGGAAAATGTCAACCAAAGCCCATGAAGAAGTTACGACCTACTTATCCGAACTACACGGGCACTTATCCAAACTTATCGACCAAGTCGGCGGACCCGCCAATATTAAAGGTATCGGCGTGGGCGCTCCTAACGGAAATTATTATTCAGGAAATATTGAATATGCTCCCAACCTTCGCTGGAAGGGAATCATTCCCTTGGCAAGCATGTTACAAGGTTTGTTCAATATCCCTACGCATCTCACCAATGATGCCAACGCGGCTGCCGTAGGTGAAATGACGTACGGTGCGGCCAGGGGTATGAAGGATTTCATCATGATTACCCTCGGTACCGGCGTGGGAAGCGGCATCGTGGCCAACGGTCAATTGATCTACGGTCATGATGGTTTTGCAGGCGAATTGGGTCACGTCATCGTGATTCCGGGCGGAAGATTACACCCGGGTACAGGCGCTAAAGGTTCACTCGAATCTTATGCTTCTGCGACGGGCGTTACCAATACTGCTATCGAGTTCTTACACAACAGGCCTGAAACGGAAAGCTTGCTTAGAAACTACCCTGAAAATGAAATTTCTTCCAAGGTGATTTTCGAAGCGGCACAAAAAGGCGATCCGCTTGCCCGCGAAGTATACGCTTACACGGGAAAAGTACTGGGTGAAGCCCTGGCCAACTTCGTGATGTTCTCCAGCCCGGAAGCCATCATCCTCTTCGGTGGTCTTACGAAAGCCGGTGACCTCATCATGAAACCTGTAAGGGAGCATATGGAGAAAAACTTATTGCCTATATTCCAAAATAAAGTGAAATTGCTTTTCTCGGAACTGAAGGAAAGTGATGCCGCTATTCTCGGCGCCAGCGCACTGGCCTGGGAAATGAAAGATTAATTTTGCCAGGAAGCAAAAGCTTCACAAATTTACAATATGCAAAACAGGCGTAAATTTTTCAAGGCAGCAGTGCTTGGTGCTGCTGCCTTTTCAATTGACGGGGTTTCTAAAACGGCCAAAGCTGCCACCCCCAAAGTTGTAAAAGGGAAACCGATCGTTGTTTCTACCTGGGATTTCGGGATCGCTGCCAACGCGGAAGCATGGAAAGTGCTAAGCGCTGGCGGACGGGCGCTAGATGCCGTGGAACGCGGCGTACACGTACCTGAAGCCGATCCTAAGAACCACAGCGTCGGTTATAGCGGCTATCCCGACCGTGACGGGCATGTTACCTTGGATGCCTGCATCATGGATGAATACTCCAATTGCGGCTCGGTAGCTGCCTTGGAACATATCGTGCATCCTATTTCCGTTGCCCGGTTGGTGATGGAAAAAACGCCGCATGTTATGCTCGTAGGCGAAGGCGCCTTGCAGTTCGCCTTGGAAAACGGTTTCAAAAAGGAAAACTTGCTCACCCAGGAAGCGGAAAAAGCCTGGAAAGAGTGGTTAGAAAAATCGGAATATAAGCCGATCATCAACATGGAAACCAAATCCTACGACAGCAATGGTGCAACGGCTTACAACCCGCTGATGCTGCCGGGGAACGTGTACAACCACGATACGATCGGCATGTTGGCGATGGATGCGAACGGGAACCTTTCCGGTGCTTGCACTACCAGCGGCATGGCCTTCAAATTACGCGGCCGGGTTGGAGATTCTCCTATCATCGGCGCCGGTTTGTTCGTCGATAATGAAGTTGGTGCGGCTACCTCGACCGGTGTCGGTGAGGAAGTGATCCGCATAGTAGGTAGCCACCTGGTAGTGGAGTTAATGCGCCAAGGTTATTCGCCTGAAAATGCTTGTAAAGAGGCCGTGATGCGCATCGTAAAACGCGATCCAGCGAAGGCGAAAGCTATCCAGATCGGTTTCCTAGCCTTGAATAAAAAAGGTGAACACGGTGCATATTGCTTGCAGCAAGGATTCAACTACGCTGTTTGCAACGCGGAAGATCAAAAGAAATTGATTAAGGGCAAGTATTATTTTAAATAATTCATCTTCTATATTGAATTGAAATGGCAATCGTTTTAGAAATTGCAGCGGGCTCCGTTGGCTCATGTATTGCTGCGCAAAATGGGGGCGCAGACCGGGTTGAATTATGTGATAACTTGTTAGAAGGTGGTACAACCCCCAGCTATGGCACCATCGCGGTAGCCAGGGAGAAGATCAGTATACAACTATATCCCATTATCCGCCCGCGAGGGGGTGATTTTCTCTATGATGATACCGAGTTCGAAGTGATGAAAAAGGACATCAGGATGTGCAAAGAGCTGGGATGTGATGGCGTGGTAACCGGTTTATTAACAGCCGATGGCAGGGTCGATAAAATCAGAACGACCGAGTTAGTTGAATTGGCATACCCTTTAGGCGTTACTTTCCACCGCGCATTCGACATGACGGTTGATCCTTTCCAAGCCATGGAAGATATCATCGATTGTGGCTGCGAGAGAATCTTATCGTCAGGACACCGAAATACGGCGGTTGAAGGGGCCGGGTTATTAGCAGAACTGGTCAACAAAGCCGATGGCCGCATCACGATCATGGTCGGCTCGGGTGTCAGGGCCAACAATATTGCGGAACTCGTTACAACAACGAAAGCAACAGAGTACCATACATCAGCTAAAGCTTACGAAGAAAGCCAGATGCAATTCAGAAACCCTAATGTTAGTATGGGCGGTATTCCCGGGGTTCCCGAATACGGGATTTCTCTTACCCAGGCAGACCAGGTAGCTACCATTCGTAAAATTGCTGAAGAAGTTTAGTAAACTTTATTTACAAATATTAAACAAATGCTTCTATATTTACTGAAACGAAAGACAGTAAATATGAAGCATTTGTTATTTGGGCTATGCCTAGCATTTTTATCTTTCCCTGCCTTTGCTCAATCCAAAGGCGTAAAAGGCGTAAAACATGTCATCTTGATAGGACTGGACGGCTTCGGCTCTTATAGCATCCCGAAAGCGGAAATGCCCCGGCTTAAAGAAATGATGCAACAAGGTTCTTGGACAATTAAAGCCCGGAACGTATTACCTACTTCCAGCGCTGTTAACTGGGCATCGCTCCTCATGGGCGCCAGCCCGGAAATACATGGTTACACGGAATGGAACAGCCGCAAACCGGAAATACCATCGCGCGTTGTTGATCAATTCGGGATGTTCCCATCTATCTTTACACTCTTGTACGAACAAAAACCGAAGTATTCCGCCGGTGTGATTTACACCTGGGAAGGTATCGGCTACCTCTTTCCCAAGCAAACCGTGAAAAAAGATGTGCATTGTGAATCAGATAGCATGACCACTGCTGTTGCAACAGATTATATCAAAAACGAAAAGCCTAATTTCTTATTCATACATTTCGATCAACCTGATGAAACGGGGCATAAAATCGGGCATGATACCCCGGAGTATTACGCGCAATTGAAAATCCAAGATCAATTAATTGGTAAAATCCTCGATGCCATTAAAGAATCCGGCACCTGGGATGAAACAATCGTGATGCTGACTGCCGATCATGGCGGGATTAATAAAGGTCACGGTGGCAAAACCCTGCAAGAAATAGAAATTCCATGGTTAATTATGGGTAAAGGCATCAAAAAAAATCAAGAAATACAGGAAACAGTTAACACTTTTGATACCGCGGCAACAATTGCCTATATATTCGGGCTAAAAGTGCCACAGGCTTGGATTGGTAGAAATGTTAGGACTGCTTTCACCAAGTAATTCTTAGAATATTTTTTAATGCGTAAAATTGCGCAAATCGTTTGCATCGAAATTCATGGCATTCATATTGATATACTTATAAGAATTCATCACATTATTACATGCATTCTTTTTGTAGAGAAAAGAGTTTTTGTAATTTAACATGTGATTTCTGACTCGAATTAATATGTTATCTATGAAACGATTTGCGCTATTTATGATAATGGCCGTTGGTTCCAATACCCTTATTAAAGCACAGAATACACCCCAACATCTTAGTGTTCTAAGCTATAATATCCACCATGCGGAGAACAACAACGGGGAACTGGATATCAGCGGCATCGCTAAAGTAATTCTCGCTTACAATCCTGATGTGGTTGCATTACAAGAAGTTGATAGTATGACAACGCGCACCAAGCAAGTGGATCAACTCAAAGAGTTAGCTTCCCTCACCGGTATGTATATTTATTTCAGTAAAGCAATGGACTTACAAGGTGGCGGATATGGAACCGGGGTGCTTTCAAAGTTCCCTATTGATAGTAGCTATAGCATTCCATTGCCCAGTAAAAACCCGAAAGCAGAACCGCGCACTGCCGCGGTAACCCGCTTAGTATTGCCCGATGACAGCCTTTTCAATTTTGTAAGCACCCATCTCGACTTTAATGAAGATGGAATCGACAGAACAGAACAAATGAATATTTTATATAAACATTTCGAACCGGGAATAACCCCGACTATTATCGCGGGTGATTTCAACACCGTTCCCGGGTCTAAAGAAATGTTACATTTCAAAAAATTATACCACGACGTAACAGAATTCAGCGGGCCAACGCATCCCGCAGATTCGCCCAAGATTAAAATAGATTACATATTTGTTCACCCGGCATCCAGATTCAACATAATCAAATCAAAAGTTATTGAAGAAACGATAGCCTCCGATCATCGACCAGTGATGTGCGAATTGGAAATCAATTAACATATCAACAAAAAAACAACAAGAACAAAAGCAAAAAAAATATTAACAATCATTATTGTCCTACTAAATTTTCAACGAAAAAATTATCATCGCCTCAAAAGTTCGATCCAATGTTCACCTGCACATTTCTTTGTACTTTTTTTGCTTGCCCAAAAAAGTAACAAAAAAGGGCACAAATTGACCATCACAGCCGCCAATTAGATTGCTCGATCCAGCTTTTGTGCTACTGTATGGCCAAGCTTCCCTTCGCTATCAACGGTGCGAAGTTCCACGGTTTTGTTGGCGGGGCCGAATAGATCACCCTTCGCTTATGTCCTTGACCATGTAAGGAAATCCAAGTAAATTGGATGCAATTTTAGTCGGACAACAATGATTAACAATTTAAAAAAATCCCAGTTATCCCATAACCGGGATTTTTTATTCCACGTCATTCCCCCCATCATTCCCCTATCATCCCCCCCAATATTCACGGCCATTTCCATTGCCCCCCAAAACTTCCCCGAAAAAAATCCGTGAAATCCCCTAATCCATAAAAATCCGTGATTAATTTAATCAATCAATATCTATCTTTATACCTAACAGTGATCCAAAATATTTCAACACACAAAAGAAACACGCTCCATGTCAATTATCAACTTGTTGCTTCGCAAATCTGTCATTGGGTTAATGATAGCTTGTGTATTCAGTTTAGAGGCATCAGCGCAAGCTACGCGTAAAGCTAACATCATTCCACTACCGGTTTCTCTCCAAGAAAAAGATGGTTACTTCATGATTAATCCCGGTACTAAGTTGATGGCGAACAGCCCTTCAGAAAAACAAACCGCGGAATTATTTAATGAATATTTCAAGAGTATCAGCGGCTATGCATTACCGATCGTAGCTACAGCGACCAATAATGTCATCATATTACGAACCCTGCAACAGTCGCCCGCCGAAGGCTACAGGATCAGCAGTTCGCCAAACGCGATAACAGTTACCGGCAATGACGATGCGGGCACTTTTTACGGTATGCAAACCGTCATGCAATTAGTACCGGTGGAAAAAAGCAAAAATTATGCGCTTCCCCTGGTAACGGTAGAAGATTACCCGAGATTTCAATACAGGGGTCTTCATCTCGATGTATGCCGCCACTTCTTCCCGGTTAGCTTCGTA includes the following:
- a CDS encoding MFS transporter; the protein is MSTQSKQGTHPQFFVLVMVFFFWGFVAASNDILIPLFKEKFHLEQWQSQLVGFAFYIAYFVGAIIYFIVGKIWGTDPLNRIGYKNGIVYGIIFSGLGTLVFYPAAQTESFALMLTALFMVGLGFSLQQIAANPFAIALGDPADGAKRLNAAGGINNFGSTLGPVLVSIAIFGEATKDAAKNAPISAVKIPYLVLGVLFILVAIVFYMSKLPAVRNDEKMEKGFGALKYPQLVLGMVAIFIYVGVEVSIASNLGEYLKVTENLDSSQISHYVSLFWASMMMGRWTAGTSAFNPSATWKKILTVIVPYIAFVVYLLINAIREGDVSDLYIYGVCISFIVVAFFLSQDKPARQLLVFALFGIAAMVIGLVTTGKVALFAFISGGLFCSVMWPCIFTLATAGLGKYTSQGSAFLIMMILGGAIVPLVQGGLADTIGIHTSYIIPVLCFAYLAFYAIRVKSILKSQGIDYESAISGGH
- a CDS encoding ROK family protein, giving the protein MSQQLAVGIDIGGTNTVFGIVDRRGNILCDGKMSTKAHEEVTTYLSELHGHLSKLIDQVGGPANIKGIGVGAPNGNYYSGNIEYAPNLRWKGIIPLASMLQGLFNIPTHLTNDANAAAVGEMTYGAARGMKDFIMITLGTGVGSGIVANGQLIYGHDGFAGELGHVIVIPGGRLHPGTGAKGSLESYASATGVTNTAIEFLHNRPETESLLRNYPENEISSKVIFEAAQKGDPLAREVYAYTGKVLGEALANFVMFSSPEAIILFGGLTKAGDLIMKPVREHMEKNLLPIFQNKVKLLFSELKESDAAILGASALAWEMKD
- a CDS encoding N(4)-(beta-N-acetylglucosaminyl)-L-asparaginase: MQNRRKFFKAAVLGAAAFSIDGVSKTAKAATPKVVKGKPIVVSTWDFGIAANAEAWKVLSAGGRALDAVERGVHVPEADPKNHSVGYSGYPDRDGHVTLDACIMDEYSNCGSVAALEHIVHPISVARLVMEKTPHVMLVGEGALQFALENGFKKENLLTQEAEKAWKEWLEKSEYKPIINMETKSYDSNGATAYNPLMLPGNVYNHDTIGMLAMDANGNLSGACTTSGMAFKLRGRVGDSPIIGAGLFVDNEVGAATSTGVGEEVIRIVGSHLVVELMRQGYSPENACKEAVMRIVKRDPAKAKAIQIGFLALNKKGEHGAYCLQQGFNYAVCNAEDQKKLIKGKYYFK
- a CDS encoding copper homeostasis protein CutC — protein: MAIVLEIAAGSVGSCIAAQNGGADRVELCDNLLEGGTTPSYGTIAVAREKISIQLYPIIRPRGGDFLYDDTEFEVMKKDIRMCKELGCDGVVTGLLTADGRVDKIRTTELVELAYPLGVTFHRAFDMTVDPFQAMEDIIDCGCERILSSGHRNTAVEGAGLLAELVNKADGRITIMVGSGVRANNIAELVTTTKATEYHTSAKAYEESQMQFRNPNVSMGGIPGVPEYGISLTQADQVATIRKIAEEV
- a CDS encoding alkaline phosphatase, which codes for MKHLLFGLCLAFLSFPAFAQSKGVKGVKHVILIGLDGFGSYSIPKAEMPRLKEMMQQGSWTIKARNVLPTSSAVNWASLLMGASPEIHGYTEWNSRKPEIPSRVVDQFGMFPSIFTLLYEQKPKYSAGVIYTWEGIGYLFPKQTVKKDVHCESDSMTTAVATDYIKNEKPNFLFIHFDQPDETGHKIGHDTPEYYAQLKIQDQLIGKILDAIKESGTWDETIVMLTADHGGINKGHGGKTLQEIEIPWLIMGKGIKKNQEIQETVNTFDTAATIAYIFGLKVPQAWIGRNVRTAFTK
- a CDS encoding endonuclease/exonuclease/phosphatase family protein, whose translation is MKRFALFMIMAVGSNTLIKAQNTPQHLSVLSYNIHHAENNNGELDISGIAKVILAYNPDVVALQEVDSMTTRTKQVDQLKELASLTGMYIYFSKAMDLQGGGYGTGVLSKFPIDSSYSIPLPSKNPKAEPRTAAVTRLVLPDDSLFNFVSTHLDFNEDGIDRTEQMNILYKHFEPGITPTIIAGDFNTVPGSKEMLHFKKLYHDVTEFSGPTHPADSPKIKIDYIFVHPASRFNIIKSKVIEETIASDHRPVMCELEIN